The Moorella glycerini genomic interval TGAAGGTGGACCTTTATGCTGGACCGGGTCCGGCAGACAGTCCGGAGATACGGCCTCCTGGTACCAGGGGATAAAGTAGTGGTAGGGGTTTCCGGGGGGCCGGATTCCCTGGCCCTGCTGCACAGCCTGCGGGCTTTACAGGAGGAATTTGGTCATACCCTGCATGTCGCCCATTTAAACCACGGGTTACGCCCGGAGGCGGCTGCCGATGCCGAATATGTTCGTAACCTGGCCAGGAGATGGGGCCTGCCGGTGACAATGGCCAGGCGGGATGTGGCTGCTTACCAGCAGGAGCACCGCCTGTCCCTGGAGGAAGCAGCCCGGGAAGTACGTTACCGCTTTCTCTTGGAAGTGGCCACTGCGGTGGGGGCCAGTAAAATTGCCGTTGGCCACCAGGCCGATGACCAGGCCGAAACGGTTTTATTAAATCTCCTGCGGGGGAGTGGCCTGACAGGGCTTAAAGCCATGGTGCCCCAGCGCGGCCAGGTTATCAGGCCGTTGCTTTTTATTTCCCGGGCGGAAATAGAGGCCTACTGTCGCCAGCAGGGCCTTGAACCCCGCCAGGACTTTACGAATTGGGACATCACTTTGAGGCGTAATAAAATCCGGCACCAGTTATTACCCTTCCTGGCCCGGGAATTTAACCCGGCCATTGTCAGGACCTTAAGCCGGACCGCCGTTATCCTCCAGGAAGAAGAAGAGATCCTGGCCAATCTTGCCGGGGAAGCCTTTGCCAGGGTAAAAATACACCAGGAACCCGGCTGCCTGGTCCTGGACCGGGAGGAATGGCTATCCCTGGCTCCGGGAATCCAGCGCCGGGTTCTGCGCCTGGCGGCTGTTTCCCTGGGCAGAAAGGTAAGCTTCAACCAGGTAGAAGGGGCCCGGGAGATGGCTTCCCGGGGTGGCACCATTACCTG includes:
- the tilS gene encoding tRNA lysidine(34) synthetase TilS; translation: MLDRVRQTVRRYGLLVPGDKVVVGVSGGPDSLALLHSLRALQEEFGHTLHVAHLNHGLRPEAAADAEYVRNLARRWGLPVTMARRDVAAYQQEHRLSLEEAAREVRYRFLLEVATAVGASKIAVGHQADDQAETVLLNLLRGSGLTGLKAMVPQRGQVIRPLLFISRAEIEAYCRQQGLEPRQDFTNWDITLRRNKIRHQLLPFLAREFNPAIVRTLSRTAVILQEEEEILANLAGEAFARVKIHQEPGCLVLDREEWLSLAPGIQRRVLRLAAVSLGRKVSFNQVEGAREMASRGGTITWPGHLRVEARGTELILLVPAAGPRAITFSYPLQVPGLTPLPEVGRAIRAGLGEPPSTFKGREDEAWLDWDKLEKPLVVRNWQPGDYFRPLGLAGNKKLQDFFSDIHLPAARRHLVPLVISGRRIAWVAGLRPADDFKITPATRLALHLQLEPWP